The following coding sequences lie in one Zingiber officinale cultivar Zhangliang chromosome 2B, Zo_v1.1, whole genome shotgun sequence genomic window:
- the LOC122046048 gene encoding uncharacterized protein LOC122046048 — protein MSDKSWPGGGEAETRTEVISAACACCGLTEDCTPEYVESVRERFGGRWVCGLCGEAVEDEIGRAGRWISTEEALSRHMSFSESFRAAGPPVDTAEPMIAAMRQLLRRSLDSPRATPSSPRRDVEEGGGTPSRRSLARQSSYLSTAAR, from the coding sequence ATGTCGGACAAGTCGTGGCCCGGAGGAGGCGAGGCGGAGACGCGGACGGAGGTCATCTCGGCGGCGTGCGCGTGCTGCGGGCTGACGGAGGACTGCACGCCGGAGTACGTCGAGTCGGTCCGGGAGCGGTTCGGCGGGCGTTGGGTGTGCGGTCTCTGCGGCGAGGCGGTCGAGGACGAAATCGGCCGCGCCGGGAGGTGGATCTCCACCGAGGAGGCGCTCAGCCGCCACATGAGCTTCTCCGAGAGCTTCCGCGCCGCCGGTCCGCCTGTCGACACCGCGGAGCCCATGATCGCCGCCATGCGTCAGCTCCTCCGCCGGAGCCTCGACTCGCCGCGGGCCACGCCGAGCAGCCCTCGCCGGGATGTGGAAGAGGGCGGCGGCACCCCCAGCCGCCGGTCACTCGCGCGGCAGAGCAGCTACCTCTCCACAGCGGCCCGGTGA